The Vibrio aphrogenes genomic interval ATGTTGCCAAACCAAATAAGGTAGCTAGAACCGCTAAGATATCGATGATATGACCAGCCCAACCCCACGCACGGTCACCTAAGATAGGGTAAAATACCGAACGGATTGAAAGTGGTAAGCCTTTGTTATAAGTGAAAAATGCCAAAGACAGTGCAACCACAGCATAAATCGCCCAAGGGTGTAAACCCCAGTGATACATGGTGGCACCTAATGCTACATTTTGAGCTTCAGGTGTGTTGGGTGCGACATTAAGAGGCGTACCATACCAATCGGTAAAATAAGCCGCCGGCTCAGCAACACTCCAGAACATCAAACCAATACCCATACCCGCAGCAAACAACATTGCTAGCCAAGATAAGTAAGAGTGTTCCGCTTCTGCACCTTCTCCACCCAGACGAATTTTGCCAAAGGGAGAAACAATCATAAATAAGCAAAAAATAACAAAGAAGTTACCCGCAAGAATAAACAGCGAGTCAAAATTGTTAATAATAGAATTTTTTACGCCATCTAATGCACTTTTTGCGGTAACCGGATCTAAAATCAAAACAGCAAGAAGGAAAAGAATCGTTAGCCCTGCACTCGTAACAAACACAACGTTATGTACGTCAAAGCCCCACTTTTGGACATTATCTTGCCCTACCGTATAGTCGGTACTATCTATACTGTATTTATCTATACCTTTAGTCATAAAACCTCGTCCATTCGTGACAATAATACGAAAACCCAATCAAATACTTTGCCTACTAAACAAAGAGAATTGAGCATCTACAAATTATAAGAATAAATTTTAAACTTACTATAAAAAATATCCATAAAAATTCACTTCAGCATCATTTATCTGCTGAAATTTCAAGCATTCAGCTTATTTTTCTCATCAACCTTTTGTTGAAATTATCATTTTATTAGTCAAAAAACCTTTAGTGCTCTAACTAAATTTCAGTTTTTAATCAAAACTAAATACCAACTCAAGCTTTAAAATAACTTTAAACAAATCGAGAAACGACAATCTCGATTGAGTGTTAATTTTTATAGACGTTATAAATGAAAAAACCTTTCTATACTCAATGTAGAAAGGTTTTATTTAAATAATATAGTTAACTAAGCAAGCTTATACATCACTTTATTGCCTGATAGTTGTTCTTTTACAACTAAGTTTTCTTCAAGCAATTTTTTTAATCCGCCGGTTGCCCATGCGGCTGCTTTTGCTTCTTCTTGCTCTGCGGCTAAACCAATCGCTTTTGGATTAATGCCTTCCGCATTGGCTGCAACGATATCTAAAATTTGCTGTTGCTTAGGAGTGAGTTTGATATCTTGAGAAGTTTCTACTGCAGCTTCTAGCGCCTTATTAACAACTTTTTCAACTTTGACTTTCGTTGATTTAGTTTTAGCAACGGTTTTTTCTACTTTTGATTGAATAGATTGAGCAGTTTTCTCTGCCGTTACTTTCGTTGCTTTAATTTTCTTTTTTAATTTAAGCTGTACATTGCGCTTATGTGCAAGTCTCATTGAAGTTCTCCACAAAACACTAATTATAGTGTGGTAAAAATGATGGCGTGAGTTATAACAAAATCTAAATCGAATTTACAGCAATTGGTCAATATGTGAGCACATTTAATGCAATTTAATTGAAAATCACTAAAAACCCTTGAAAATAGGCATCCTCAGTTTCTGCTCACCCACATCACATAAAACATCTGTTTTCACTATACTCAAAGAGACATCACCATTAGATTACTTGATTTCCTCTTTGGTAATATTGCTTCTCTGACATAGGTTTTGAAAATTGATGAAAACAAAGCATATATTTCAAATGCAGCCTCATTTTCCCCCTGGGCTTTACTTAGCTGTTGGTTTTATTATTTTCGTTATAACTCTAATCATCAATCATTCCCTGAACCTAAAAGTCGCCATTCTCTTTTTCTTTACTTGGCTTTTGCTTGCGATTGTTATTTGGCAATCTATTTATAGTCAGCGTTTAGGATTTACCTTAACCAGTAGCCATTTTCAGCAACATTTTTATCGTGGCGGTTGGGTTTTACGTTGGCAAAATATTAAGCGTATTCATTCTCTAGAATATAACCTGAATGATTTTACTGTTCCGATAAGATGGATCGGCATTGAAATAAAAGATTACCAAGCCTTTATTGATAAAATCAGCCCTAAAGTCATGACCAAATTGCTCCTTCAGCAACGTTCATTATTGTACTTAGGCCTAAAGCAACATGGTCGATTGCATGAATTAGAAAAGCACATTATGAATGACACGATTTACACTTATTCTAATGGGAGAAAAGTAAAAGGACTTCAAGCGATATTTGCAAACAGAATGGCGATTCAAAAACAAGTCTGGGGATATGAAGTTTTTATCTCGGAAAACGACTTAACCATTCCTAAAGATGAATTGGTCGGTTTAGCTCGCCGCTATCTT includes:
- a CDS encoding MarR family transcriptional regulator; translation: MRLAHKRNVQLKLKKKIKATKVTAEKTAQSIQSKVEKTVAKTKSTKVKVEKVVNKALEAAVETSQDIKLTPKQQQILDIVAANAEGINPKAIGLAAEQEEAKAAAWATGGLKKLLEENLVVKEQLSGNKVMYKLA
- a CDS encoding DUF2982 domain-containing protein, whose protein sequence is MKTKHIFQMQPHFPPGLYLAVGFIIFVITLIINHSLNLKVAILFFFTWLLLAIVIWQSIYSQRLGFTLTSSHFQQHFYRGGWVLRWQNIKRIHSLEYNLNDFTVPIRWIGIEIKDYQAFIDKISPKVMTKLLLQQRSLLYLGLKQHGRLHELEKHIMNDTIYTYSNGRKVKGLQAIFANRMAIQKQVWGYEVFISENDLTIPKDELVGLARRYLAASWDEAE